In Sphingobacterium zeae, one genomic interval encodes:
- the yihA gene encoding ribosome biogenesis GTP-binding protein YihA/YsxC, with protein sequence MEVKKAEFVCSNTRVDKLPAPTLPEYAFIGRSNVGKSSLINAMTNKKGLAKTSQKPGKTQLINHFIIDDTWYLVDLPGYGFAKASKTSRNEWEKFIRRYLTHRDNLQCVFVLVDSRHEPQKIDLDFCYWLGECGLPFMLVFTKADKQSAVKSDANVAKFKKSLLQWFEEVPQIFLTSAEKKMGHEPILDTIAEVNGRFVPPELDGNGQFQPRF encoded by the coding sequence ATGGAAGTGAAAAAAGCCGAATTTGTGTGTAGTAACACGAGAGTTGACAAATTACCAGCACCAACTTTGCCGGAGTATGCTTTTATCGGACGTTCGAATGTCGGTAAATCATCATTGATTAATGCGATGACCAACAAAAAAGGACTTGCCAAAACCTCTCAAAAGCCAGGTAAGACCCAGTTGATCAATCATTTTATCATCGACGACACGTGGTATCTGGTGGATTTGCCAGGATATGGTTTTGCCAAAGCCTCAAAGACGAGTCGTAATGAATGGGAAAAATTCATCCGCAGATACTTAACTCACCGGGATAATTTGCAATGTGTTTTCGTGTTGGTGGATAGCCGACATGAACCACAAAAGATTGACCTGGATTTCTGCTATTGGCTTGGGGAATGCGGATTGCCCTTTATGTTGGTTTTTACGAAAGCCGATAAGCAATCAGCTGTGAAATCCGATGCTAATGTTGCGAAGTTTAAAAAATCATTGCTACAATGGTTTGAAGAGGTACCACAGATTTTCCTTACTTCGGCGGAAAAGAAAATGGGGCATGAGCCTATTTTGGATACAATTGCTGAAGTTAACGGCCGATTTGTTCCCCCTGAGCTGGATGGAAACGGACAGTTTCAGCCTAGATTTTAA
- a CDS encoding ABC transporter ATP-binding protein: MLLEINHVTKDYANHRALDDVSIQIPKGKIFGLLGPNGAGKTSLIRIINQITAPDSGEILFNGEILGPKHIAQIGYLPEERGLYKKMKIGDQMLYLAQLKGLNKKEALLRIQDWCERLDITSWWDKKIEDLSKGMQQKVQFVATVIHQPQLIILDEPFSGFDPVNANIIKEQILRLNQEGATIIFSTHRMETVEELCDNIALINRSKKILDGAVQTIKKEYRNQTYKLEYTTAEDNFLLSLNPQFEVIDTKMIDKTYITTIQLNNNIHINEVLMHLIPQIQLNQLIEIVPSMADIFIQKVTQASPIANNHA; the protein is encoded by the coding sequence ATGTTACTCGAAATCAATCATGTCACCAAAGATTACGCCAATCACCGGGCATTGGACGATGTTTCCATTCAAATTCCCAAAGGGAAAATTTTTGGACTACTGGGGCCCAACGGTGCCGGAAAAACATCACTAATCCGTATTATAAACCAAATTACAGCCCCCGATTCTGGTGAAATATTGTTTAATGGCGAGATTTTGGGCCCTAAGCACATTGCTCAAATCGGCTATTTACCAGAAGAGCGCGGGTTATACAAAAAAATGAAGATTGGCGATCAAATGCTGTATTTGGCACAACTAAAAGGGCTTAACAAGAAAGAAGCACTGCTGCGCATTCAAGATTGGTGCGAACGTTTGGACATCACCTCCTGGTGGGACAAAAAAATAGAAGACCTTAGCAAGGGAATGCAGCAGAAAGTACAATTTGTTGCTACAGTTATCCATCAACCGCAATTGATCATACTGGATGAACCCTTTTCAGGATTCGACCCGGTCAATGCCAATATCATAAAAGAACAGATACTCCGTTTGAATCAAGAAGGTGCAACCATCATCTTCTCTACGCACCGAATGGAAACCGTAGAAGAACTCTGTGATAATATTGCCCTGATCAACCGATCAAAAAAAATATTGGATGGTGCTGTGCAAACCATTAAAAAAGAATACCGTAATCAAACCTATAAACTAGAATATACAACAGCCGAAGATAATTTTCTTCTCTCCCTTAACCCCCAGTTTGAAGTCATCGACACAAAAATGATCGACAAAACATATATCACTACAATTCAGTTAAATAACAACATTCATATCAATGAAGTGTTAATGCATTTAATACCCCAGATACAGCTCAATCAACTCATAGAAATTGTCCCCTCGATGGCCGATATTTTTATTCAAAAAGTTACACAAGCCTCACCAATAGCCAACAATCATGCATAA
- a CDS encoding ABC transporter permease produces the protein MHKILLIIQREYLSRVKKKSFIVMTFAVPLFFFALYAGMFYLTKKSFKDSHTEVFVLDKQGDFASKLQSNKNVSYTVSPLSLQAQKAQLAKSEAKQSILYIPKDILSSQKAELITSGKTSFVTQEIITEQLEEIIREKEYKAKGIDLTIIQSIKPKVAIDAKEITADGEEKNSNTAIAMGLGVALAILVYLSLFLYGAQVMRGIIEEKSNRIIEVIISSVKPFQLMMGKIVGIGMVGLTQFVMWLLLTGGLFITATILFVNPQDMQEVAASQPGGGNMSTVSKAMAQNGSAAILSSIQSFNFTEVIIFFFLFFIAGYLLYSAIFAAAGSAVDNETEANQFSMPITMPLLLTYILSFGVIINDPNGPIATWLSFIPFTSPIAMLVRIPFGVPLWQILTSLALLIVTFLLVTWVAARIYRVGILIYGKKANLKEIIKWFNYKS, from the coding sequence ATGCATAAAATATTACTTATTATCCAAAGAGAGTACCTGTCTAGGGTTAAGAAAAAATCCTTTATTGTCATGACCTTTGCCGTGCCACTGTTTTTCTTCGCCCTATATGCAGGCATGTTTTATCTCACTAAAAAGAGCTTTAAAGATTCGCACACCGAAGTCTTTGTCTTAGATAAACAAGGCGACTTTGCAAGCAAACTCCAAAGTAATAAAAATGTAAGTTATACAGTTAGCCCACTAAGTCTCCAAGCACAAAAAGCGCAGCTTGCGAAAAGTGAAGCAAAACAGTCGATCCTTTATATTCCCAAAGACATTTTATCCAGCCAAAAAGCGGAGCTTATTACGAGCGGAAAGACCAGTTTTGTCACACAGGAGATCATTACCGAGCAACTGGAAGAAATCATCCGTGAAAAGGAGTACAAAGCCAAGGGGATCGACCTAACCATCATCCAATCGATTAAACCTAAAGTGGCCATTGATGCCAAAGAAATAACAGCCGACGGTGAAGAAAAGAACAGCAATACCGCCATCGCGATGGGTCTGGGCGTTGCTTTGGCCATCTTAGTCTATCTATCATTATTTCTCTATGGAGCGCAGGTCATGCGAGGCATCATCGAAGAGAAAAGCAATCGCATCATCGAAGTTATTATTTCCTCTGTCAAACCCTTTCAGCTCATGATGGGCAAAATTGTCGGAATCGGTATGGTTGGCCTGACACAATTTGTCATGTGGCTGTTGCTTACGGGTGGACTATTTATTACCGCAACGATCTTATTTGTTAATCCTCAGGACATGCAGGAGGTAGCAGCGAGCCAGCCTGGAGGTGGTAACATGAGCACCGTTTCAAAAGCGATGGCGCAAAATGGATCAGCCGCCATCCTTAGTTCGATACAGAGCTTCAACTTTACCGAAGTCATCATTTTTTTCTTTCTATTTTTTATCGCTGGTTATCTATTGTACAGTGCGATTTTCGCAGCAGCCGGTTCTGCTGTCGATAATGAAACCGAGGCCAATCAATTCTCTATGCCCATTACCATGCCGTTGTTATTAACGTACATCCTTTCTTTCGGCGTTATTATCAATGATCCCAATGGTCCAATAGCAACGTGGTTGAGCTTTATTCCGTTCACCTCACCTATTGCCATGCTGGTACGCATACCTTTCGGTGTACCTTTGTGGCAGATCCTCACCTCATTGGCACTGCTCATAGTAACCTTCCTATTGGTGACTTGGGTTGCAGCACGGATCTACCGCGTAGGCATCCTGATCTATGGTAAGAAGGCAAATCTAAAGGAAATTATCAAATGGTTTAATTACAAAAGTTAG
- the rny gene encoding ribonuclease Y has translation MDIAIYSIISLIVGVVIGRYLLVLLFKKQEQEAKDKVNSILKDAEQEGELIKKKRLLEAKEKFLQLKSEHEKEVNQRNNAINQKENTLRQKEQSINQKLENINRDKQEVDTKKKQLDKLVELNEKKSEEVESLKLQQIKQLESIAGVTADEARNQLVDSLREEARSQAMIQIKDIVDEAKLTATKEAKKVVIQTIQRTATESAIENTVSIFNIENDEIKGRIIGREGRNIRALEAATGVEIIVDDTPEAIILSGFDPVRREIARLALHRLVTDGRIHPARIEEVVAKTRTQIEDEIVEIGERTAIDLGIHGLHPELIRMVGRMRYRSSYGQNLLQHSREVANFAATMAAELGLNVKHAKRAGLLHDIGKVPDDNPELPHAILGMQLAEKYKEHPDVCNAIGAHHDEIEMTALISPVVQACDAISGARPGARREVVESYIKRLKELEDLALSYPGVEKTFAIQAGRELRVIVESERVSDAQSEILAADISNRIQTEMTYPGQIKVTVIRETRSVSYAK, from the coding sequence ATGGACATCGCAATTTATAGCATAATTTCTCTGATTGTTGGTGTTGTTATAGGTCGTTATCTATTGGTTCTGTTGTTTAAAAAACAAGAACAGGAAGCCAAAGATAAGGTAAATAGCATACTGAAAGATGCAGAGCAGGAAGGGGAACTCATCAAAAAGAAACGCCTGTTGGAGGCTAAAGAGAAGTTCCTTCAATTAAAATCTGAACATGAAAAGGAAGTGAACCAACGTAACAATGCCATCAATCAAAAGGAAAATACGTTGAGACAAAAAGAGCAATCAATTAACCAAAAACTGGAAAACATCAACCGCGATAAGCAAGAGGTGGATACAAAGAAAAAGCAATTGGATAAGTTGGTTGAGTTGAATGAAAAGAAATCCGAAGAAGTAGAGTCCTTAAAATTACAACAGATTAAGCAACTGGAGAGCATCGCTGGCGTAACTGCCGACGAAGCAAGAAACCAATTGGTGGATTCTTTACGTGAAGAAGCGCGCTCACAAGCAATGATCCAAATCAAGGATATCGTGGATGAGGCAAAACTGACGGCTACTAAAGAGGCTAAGAAGGTAGTTATCCAAACGATCCAACGGACAGCTACTGAATCGGCTATCGAAAATACCGTTTCAATTTTCAATATCGAAAACGACGAAATCAAAGGTCGTATTATTGGTCGTGAGGGGCGTAATATTCGTGCGCTAGAAGCTGCAACAGGAGTTGAAATCATCGTAGATGATACCCCGGAAGCAATTATCCTCTCTGGTTTTGATCCGGTACGACGCGAAATTGCGCGTCTGGCTTTACACCGTTTGGTAACCGATGGTCGTATTCATCCAGCCCGCATTGAAGAGGTTGTCGCAAAAACACGGACTCAAATAGAAGATGAGATCGTCGAAATTGGCGAGCGTACAGCGATTGATTTGGGTATACATGGTTTGCACCCCGAATTGATCCGTATGGTAGGACGTATGCGTTACCGTTCGTCTTACGGACAGAATCTTTTACAGCACTCTCGCGAAGTGGCTAATTTTGCGGCAACAATGGCTGCAGAGCTTGGTCTGAATGTTAAGCACGCAAAGCGCGCAGGGTTACTTCATGATATCGGTAAAGTACCTGATGATAATCCTGAGTTGCCACACGCTATTTTGGGGATGCAACTTGCTGAGAAATACAAAGAACATCCCGATGTATGTAACGCCATCGGCGCTCACCATGATGAGATCGAAATGACAGCCTTAATATCTCCTGTCGTTCAGGCCTGTGATGCGATTTCTGGGGCTCGCCCGGGTGCACGCCGCGAGGTGGTAGAGAGCTATATTAAGCGGCTTAAAGAGCTGGAAGATCTGGCGTTATCTTACCCTGGTGTTGAAAAAACTTTTGCGATACAAGCTGGACGTGAGCTTCGTGTGATCGTGGAAAGTGAGAGAGTATCAGATGCGCAATCGGAAATATTGGCCGCGGATATTTCTAACCGTATCCAAACGGAAATGACTTATCCCGGACAAATTAAAGTAACTGTTATCCGCGAGACGAGATCGGTGTCTTACGCAAAATAG
- a CDS encoding cell division protein ZapA encodes MGEISIKINIADRVYPLRVESAEEEVIRHAAKLINEKVKELQENYTVRDKQDLLSMCVLQFATRMLNAERQSQNHEVGLENSVQELDQLLTDFFKK; translated from the coding sequence ATGGGAGAAATTTCCATAAAAATAAATATCGCAGATCGTGTTTACCCGCTTCGTGTGGAGAGCGCGGAAGAGGAAGTAATTCGACATGCTGCGAAATTGATAAATGAAAAAGTAAAGGAATTGCAGGAAAACTATACTGTGCGAGATAAGCAGGATTTGTTGTCCATGTGTGTATTGCAATTTGCGACGCGTATGCTCAATGCCGAGCGACAGTCCCAAAATCACGAAGTGGGTTTGGAAAATTCAGTACAGGAACTTGATCAGTTGTTGACGGATTTCTTTAAAAAATAA
- the pheT gene encoding phenylalanine--tRNA ligase subunit beta, with protein MNISYNWLKQHVNIDSTPEELSLILTNTGLEVEALDVVQSIPGGLDGLVVGEVKTCEQHPNADKLRVTTVDVGGPDLLHIVCGAPNCRTGLKVIVATVGTTCHPLTGEPFKITKSKIRGEVSEGMLCGEDEIGLGTSHAGIVELPAEVAVGTLVKEHFKVQDDYRYEIGLTPNRADAASHLGVARDIAAHFRTQLLKTDVSAFAAGEAEGTTVVVADAQACPRYSGINITGVRVGESPDWLKEKLNVIGVRPINTIVDVTNYILHDLGQPLHAFDADKIAGNKVVVRLATEGEKFVTLDGVERILSAEDLVIADTEKPMCIAGVFGGAHSGVSAETTNVFLESAYFNAVSVRKTAKRHGLKTDSSFRFERGTDPNITVEALKRAALLIQEIAGGTISSTLKDEYPVEVKPFSFHVSYANVIRLIGQAIPTQEIKSIIVALGIEVAAETEEGLDVLVPAYRVDVTREVDVVEEVLRIYGYNNIALKSQIRASLNTVEKPDKEVVLNQLADLLIANGFREILSNSLTKLDFVDDIDTAVKLYNPLSSDLDTMRQNMVFSMLNAIEYNQKRRNFDLKFFEFGKTYALDGEGYKETQHLVFAMAGKNEPEQWNSKKDAVNFYHLKAAVDTFVRRLKIEGVQIQDTSSAHFAYGLNYMKGQKCLVSFGAVAQSDLKKADVEGQVFFADFDWDVLMKIIRKNSIQYKEVSKFPAVRRDLSLLIDENVSFDKLQFVAQKTERKLLKAVNVFDVYKGDKIPEGKKSYALSFILQDEEKTLNDKQIDAIVQKLIVNFEKELGAEVRG; from the coding sequence ATGAATATTTCATATAATTGGTTAAAACAACATGTTAATATAGATTCAACTCCAGAAGAACTCTCTTTAATTCTGACCAATACAGGATTGGAAGTAGAGGCTTTGGACGTTGTACAGAGTATCCCTGGTGGATTAGATGGCTTGGTGGTTGGTGAAGTGAAAACTTGTGAACAGCATCCTAACGCAGATAAATTGCGCGTAACTACGGTTGATGTCGGCGGACCGGACTTGTTGCACATTGTGTGCGGCGCTCCAAACTGCCGCACAGGCTTGAAAGTTATTGTTGCTACGGTAGGTACTACGTGTCATCCATTGACAGGGGAGCCTTTTAAAATTACTAAATCCAAAATTCGTGGCGAAGTTTCCGAAGGTATGTTGTGCGGGGAAGATGAAATTGGTTTAGGTACATCCCATGCAGGAATAGTGGAGTTGCCGGCTGAAGTGGCTGTAGGGACTTTGGTGAAAGAACACTTCAAGGTCCAGGATGATTACCGTTACGAAATTGGTTTAACACCGAATCGTGCAGATGCAGCTTCGCATTTGGGGGTTGCCAGAGATATTGCTGCACATTTTCGTACGCAACTTTTAAAGACAGATGTTTCTGCATTCGCGGCCGGAGAGGCTGAGGGAACGACAGTTGTCGTGGCAGATGCGCAGGCCTGCCCGCGTTACAGCGGTATTAATATTACTGGTGTTCGCGTTGGCGAATCTCCAGATTGGTTGAAAGAGAAATTAAATGTGATCGGTGTACGTCCGATCAATACTATTGTCGACGTAACGAATTATATCCTGCACGACTTAGGGCAGCCACTGCATGCTTTTGATGCCGATAAAATTGCAGGGAATAAAGTTGTTGTTCGCCTGGCGACAGAAGGTGAAAAATTTGTTACGCTTGACGGTGTGGAGCGTATCTTGTCTGCTGAGGATTTAGTGATCGCCGATACGGAAAAACCGATGTGTATCGCCGGTGTTTTTGGCGGCGCACATTCAGGTGTATCAGCCGAAACGACCAATGTATTTTTAGAATCGGCCTATTTCAATGCTGTTTCTGTACGGAAGACCGCTAAAAGGCATGGCTTAAAGACAGATTCTTCGTTCCGTTTCGAACGCGGTACTGATCCGAATATTACGGTTGAGGCGTTGAAACGTGCGGCATTGTTGATTCAGGAAATCGCGGGTGGAACAATTTCATCGACGCTCAAAGATGAGTATCCCGTCGAGGTCAAACCGTTTTCGTTCCACGTTAGCTATGCAAACGTGATTCGTTTGATCGGGCAGGCGATTCCAACGCAAGAAATTAAGTCCATTATTGTTGCACTTGGCATTGAGGTGGCTGCTGAAACGGAAGAGGGACTTGATGTGCTGGTACCGGCTTATCGTGTTGACGTAACACGTGAAGTAGATGTTGTCGAAGAGGTATTACGGATCTATGGCTACAATAATATTGCGTTGAAGTCGCAAATTAGGGCATCTTTGAATACGGTTGAAAAGCCGGATAAGGAAGTTGTCTTAAATCAATTGGCCGATCTGCTCATCGCCAATGGATTTCGTGAGATCCTATCCAATTCATTGACGAAGCTAGATTTTGTCGATGATATTGATACAGCGGTTAAGTTGTATAACCCATTGAGTTCGGATTTGGACACGATGCGTCAAAATATGGTTTTTTCGATGCTGAATGCGATTGAATATAATCAGAAGCGCAGAAATTTTGATCTAAAGTTCTTTGAGTTTGGTAAGACGTATGCATTGGATGGTGAAGGTTATAAAGAAACACAGCATCTTGTTTTTGCGATGGCAGGCAAAAATGAGCCAGAGCAATGGAATAGCAAGAAAGATGCGGTCAATTTCTATCATCTCAAAGCAGCCGTAGATACCTTTGTCAGACGGCTGAAAATTGAAGGTGTTCAGATACAAGATACGTCGAGCGCACATTTTGCCTATGGCTTGAACTATATGAAAGGCCAAAAATGCCTAGTATCTTTTGGTGCTGTAGCCCAGAGCGATTTGAAAAAAGCGGATGTGGAGGGGCAGGTTTTCTTTGCTGACTTTGACTGGGATGTTTTGATGAAAATCATTCGTAAAAACAGTATTCAGTATAAAGAAGTTTCGAAATTCCCGGCTGTACGCCGAGATTTGTCGCTATTGATCGATGAAAATGTAAGTTTTGATAAGTTACAATTTGTCGCTCAGAAAACCGAACGCAAGCTTTTGAAGGCCGTAAATGTGTTTGATGTGTATAAAGGTGACAAAATTCCGGAAGGTAAAAAGTCTTATGCTCTGAGCTTTATCTTACAGGACGAAGAAAAAACACTTAATGATAAGCAAATTGATGCGATAGTTCAAAAATTAATTGTTAATTTTGAGAAGGAACTAGGCGCGGAAGTGCGTGGTTAA
- the purL gene encoding phosphoribosylformylglycinamidine synthase yields the protein MIHFFENPSNTVYGVQSVNSLSQEDITKLNWLFGNAKKLDDQNLNHYFVGPRAAMVTPWSTNAVEITQNMGIDGIVRIEEFQPVSEDFIDFDPMISQKFSMLTQDMYTVNITPEPIVEIKDIDAYNKAEGLALNAEEVDYLNQLSTKLGRLLTDSEVFAFSQANSEHCRHKIFNGTFIIDGEEQPTSLFKLIKKTSETNPNEIVSAYKDNVAFVKGPRVTQFAPKSADKPDFYEEKPFDSVLSVKAETHNFPTTVEPFSGAATGSGGEIRDRMAGGQGAIPLAGTAVYMTAYSRLEQNKLDLQAGTLTAPAEELNKTRPWENAMQERPWLYQTPVDILIKASNGASDFGNKFGQPLITGSVLTFEHEEDGRKLGYDKVIMQAGGVGYGKLDQAKKHTPKTGDKVVILGGENYRIGMGGAAVSSADTGAFGSGIELNAIQRSNPEMQKRAANAVRGLVESDHNPIVSIHDHGAGGHLNCLSELVEETGGLIDLDALPVGDPTLSAKEIIGNESQERMGLVIAKDDIDTLKRVADRERAPMYTVGDVTGDHRFTFESKSTGEKPMDYALEDFFGSSPKTFMRDKTVVRNYADLAYDAANIPSYLNQVLQLEAVASKDWLTNKVDRCVGGRVAKQQCAGPLQLPLNNVGVMALDYKGKEGIATTIGHSPIAALVDPAAASRTAIAESLSNIVFAPIKNGLAGISLSANWMWAANNEGEDARLYQAVKACSEFAIALGINIPTGKDSLSMKQKYPNGENVIAPGTLIISAAGNCTDITKVVEPVLNKTAGSIYYINLSKDQFKLGGSSFAQIINKLGTQVPTIQDPAYFKTAFNTVQQLIQEGQIEAGHDVGSGGLITTLLEMTFADTNLAANYDLSALNESDTVKAFFNENIALLLQAKDDTAFEARMQNAGVDAVKIGQVIEGKTVTVKNQEASFSFDVAATRDAWFKTSFLLDSKQSKNGTAQERFDNYKKQPLTFSFPSQFNGKKPVIDSTKVRPKAAILREKGSNSEREMANAMFLAGFDVKDVHMTDLITGRETLEDIQFIGAVGGFSNSDVLGSAKGWAGAFLYNEKAKKALTDFFARPDTLSVGICNGCQLFMELEMINPEHDVHGKMLHNTSGKHESNFVSVKVQENNSVMLSTLAGSTLGVWISHGEGKFNLPYAEDQYNIVAKYGYEHYPHNPNGSDYNTAMICDKTGRHLATMPHIERSIFQWHWANYPKGRQDEVSPWIEAFVNARQWIDTHSK from the coding sequence ATGATTCATTTCTTTGAGAACCCATCGAACACTGTATATGGTGTTCAAAGCGTAAACTCTTTATCACAAGAAGACATTACTAAACTCAACTGGCTATTCGGCAACGCCAAAAAACTAGACGACCAAAACCTTAACCATTACTTTGTAGGACCCCGTGCCGCGATGGTTACTCCCTGGAGTACCAATGCAGTAGAAATCACGCAAAATATGGGCATTGACGGCATTGTTCGCATTGAAGAATTTCAGCCGGTGTCAGAAGATTTCATCGACTTCGATCCAATGATTTCCCAAAAGTTCAGCATGCTGACGCAGGATATGTATACTGTCAACATCACGCCAGAACCGATAGTGGAAATCAAAGACATCGATGCCTACAATAAAGCTGAAGGACTAGCGCTCAATGCAGAAGAGGTTGATTACCTTAATCAACTTTCGACCAAGTTAGGCCGTTTGCTCACAGATTCTGAAGTATTTGCGTTTTCACAAGCCAATTCTGAACACTGTAGACATAAGATTTTCAATGGTACCTTTATCATTGATGGCGAAGAACAACCGACTTCCCTGTTTAAATTGATCAAGAAGACGTCTGAGACCAATCCCAACGAGATTGTTTCGGCTTATAAAGATAACGTTGCTTTTGTTAAAGGTCCACGTGTGACACAGTTCGCTCCTAAATCTGCCGACAAACCTGATTTTTATGAAGAAAAACCTTTTGATTCGGTTTTATCTGTTAAAGCTGAAACGCATAATTTCCCCACTACTGTAGAGCCATTTTCCGGTGCAGCGACAGGATCGGGTGGCGAAATCCGGGATCGTATGGCAGGCGGCCAAGGTGCAATTCCATTGGCGGGTACAGCCGTATATATGACTGCTTATTCGCGATTGGAACAAAATAAATTGGACCTTCAGGCAGGCACTTTAACTGCGCCAGCAGAAGAACTCAACAAGACGCGTCCATGGGAAAATGCGATGCAAGAGCGTCCATGGTTGTACCAAACCCCAGTTGACATCCTGATCAAAGCATCCAATGGTGCTTCTGACTTCGGTAATAAGTTTGGTCAGCCCCTAATTACGGGTTCTGTATTGACCTTCGAGCATGAAGAGGATGGCCGTAAACTTGGTTACGACAAAGTCATTATGCAGGCGGGTGGTGTTGGTTATGGAAAACTGGATCAAGCGAAAAAACATACACCGAAAACCGGTGATAAAGTCGTTATCCTAGGTGGTGAAAATTACCGCATCGGCATGGGTGGCGCTGCTGTATCTTCTGCAGATACAGGGGCATTTGGTTCTGGAATTGAGCTTAATGCCATTCAGCGTTCCAATCCCGAAATGCAAAAACGTGCAGCGAATGCTGTTCGTGGATTAGTGGAGTCTGATCATAACCCCATTGTCTCTATCCACGATCATGGTGCAGGTGGCCACTTAAACTGTCTTTCCGAACTTGTTGAAGAGACCGGCGGTTTAATTGACCTGGATGCACTTCCTGTAGGCGACCCAACACTATCCGCAAAAGAAATTATCGGTAATGAATCGCAAGAACGTATGGGACTTGTGATCGCTAAAGATGATATTGACACCTTAAAACGTGTTGCCGATCGCGAACGTGCACCAATGTACACCGTAGGTGATGTTACTGGCGACCACCGCTTTACTTTCGAATCAAAAAGTACGGGTGAAAAACCAATGGATTATGCGCTCGAAGATTTCTTTGGCTCATCGCCAAAAACTTTTATGCGCGATAAAACCGTCGTTCGTAACTACGCTGACCTTGCTTATGACGCAGCCAACATTCCAAGCTACTTAAACCAAGTATTGCAATTGGAAGCTGTTGCTTCCAAAGATTGGTTAACCAATAAAGTAGACCGTTGTGTTGGAGGCCGTGTTGCCAAACAACAATGTGCTGGTCCATTGCAATTGCCGTTGAACAACGTCGGAGTGATGGCACTTGACTATAAAGGTAAAGAAGGTATCGCGACAACAATAGGTCACTCCCCTATTGCTGCCTTAGTGGATCCCGCTGCGGCAAGCCGAACGGCTATTGCCGAATCGCTTTCCAATATTGTATTTGCTCCGATCAAAAATGGCCTTGCAGGAATCTCCCTATCAGCCAACTGGATGTGGGCAGCCAATAATGAAGGTGAAGACGCCCGCTTATACCAAGCTGTTAAAGCCTGCTCGGAATTTGCCATCGCGTTGGGAATTAATATCCCGACGGGAAAAGATTCCTTGTCCATGAAGCAAAAATATCCAAACGGCGAAAACGTCATTGCTCCAGGCACATTGATCATTTCTGCCGCCGGAAATTGTACGGATATCACCAAAGTGGTTGAACCTGTACTGAATAAAACGGCTGGATCGATCTATTACATCAACTTATCAAAAGATCAGTTCAAATTAGGCGGTTCGTCATTTGCGCAAATCATCAATAAATTAGGTACTCAAGTACCGACCATTCAGGATCCTGCTTATTTTAAAACAGCTTTTAATACCGTACAGCAATTAATTCAAGAAGGACAGATCGAAGCTGGTCACGACGTCGGATCGGGTGGCTTGATTACCACCTTATTGGAAATGACCTTTGCTGACACCAACCTTGCTGCCAACTATGACCTTTCGGCGTTAAATGAATCGGATACCGTAAAAGCGTTTTTTAATGAAAATATCGCACTGCTATTGCAGGCGAAAGACGATACGGCCTTCGAAGCCAGGATGCAGAATGCAGGTGTTGATGCTGTAAAGATTGGTCAGGTGATCGAAGGAAAGACGGTAACAGTTAAAAATCAAGAGGCTTCTTTTAGCTTTGATGTCGCTGCGACCCGTGACGCATGGTTTAAGACATCATTCCTTTTGGATTCAAAGCAATCTAAAAATGGTACGGCACAAGAACGCTTTGACAACTATAAAAAACAACCTTTAACCTTTTCTTTCCCAAGCCAATTCAATGGTAAGAAACCAGTGATCGACAGTACTAAGGTACGTCCAAAAGCTGCCATTCTTCGTGAAAAAGGTTCGAATTCAGAACGCGAAATGGCTAATGCCATGTTTTTGGCCGGCTTTGACGTAAAGGATGTCCACATGACAGATTTGATAACAGGACGGGAGACATTGGAGGATATACAGTTTATCGGTGCCGTAGGTGGTTTCTCTAACTCCGACGTACTCGGATCAGCAAAAGGCTGGGCCGGAGCCTTCCTTTACAATGAGAAAGCGAAAAAAGCGCTAACGGATTTCTTTGCTCGCCCAGACACGCTCTCTGTTGGGATATGTAACGGTTGCCAATTATTTATGGAACTCGAAATGATCAATCCTGAGCATGATGTACATGGAAAAATGTTGCACAACACTTCAGGAAAACATGAGTCAAACTTCGTTTCCGTAAAGGTGCAAGAGAACAATTCTGTGATGTTATCGACGTTAGCCGGAAGTACTTTGGGTGTTTGGATTTCACATGGTGAGGGAAAATTCAACCTTCCCTATGCTGAAGATCAATATAATATTGTCGCAAAATATGGATACGAACACTATCCGCACAACCCAAATGGTTCAGATTATAATACCGCGATGATCTGTGATAAGACTGGTCGCCACTTGGCTACTATGCCACATATTGAACGCTCGATTTTCCAATGGCATTGGGCAAATTACCCGAAAGGACGCCAAGATGAAGTTTCGCCTTGGATTGAAGCATTTGTCAATGCGCGCCAATGGATTGATACACATAGCAAATAG